A portion of the Luxibacter massiliensis genome contains these proteins:
- the htpG gene encoding molecular chaperone HtpG, whose protein sequence is MGTAKKGNLSIDSENIFPIIKKWVYSDHDIFFRELVSNGCDAITKLKKLDMMGEYELPEDYKAKIQVIVNPEEKTLKFIDNGVGMTAAEVEEYITQIAFSGATQFLEKYKDKTTEDDMIGHFGLGFYSAFMVADEVHIDTLSCQEGAEPVHWVSEGGTEYEMQEGNRAEVGTEITLFLNEDSLEFANEYRAREVLEKYCSFMPVEIFLSKANAEPEYETIDEEELLETDEVVEHITEEVKEGEEGEPKKKAKIVKRPVSVSDIHPLWGRNPSECTKEEYIDFYRKVFMDYKEPLFWIHLNMDYPFNLKGILYFPKINTEYDSIEGTIKLYNNQVFIADNIKEVIPEFLMVLKGVIDCPDLPLNVSRSALQNDGFVNKVADYISKKVADKLNGMFKTDKESYEKYWDDISPFIKFGCLKDEKFGEKIKDSIIFKNLDKKYLTLEECIKENGGAQEQSGDTKEANNTTDASEEASTEENQDAEEEKKINIYYVTNEQQQSQYINMFKEQGQDAILLTHNIDSAFITYLEQKNQNITFQRIDAEVHESLKDEISEDEKEEFQKTTDSLVEIFRKELNNDKLEVKVEKLKDDNVAAMAVLSEQSRRMEEMMKMYSMGGGMDAGMFGGQASLILNAGHPLVKFIVEHKDSENVPIICRQLYDLAMLAHKPLSPEEMTAFVQRSNEIMVLLTK, encoded by the coding sequence ATGGGAACAGCAAAAAAGGGCAACTTATCTATTGACAGTGAGAATATATTTCCGATTATAAAAAAGTGGGTTTATTCTGACCATGATATTTTCTTCCGTGAACTTGTATCTAATGGCTGTGATGCCATTACAAAGCTGAAAAAACTCGATATGATGGGTGAATATGAATTGCCGGAAGATTATAAGGCTAAGATACAGGTGATTGTAAATCCAGAAGAAAAGACACTGAAATTTATTGATAACGGCGTGGGCATGACAGCGGCTGAGGTAGAGGAGTATATTACACAGATTGCCTTTTCTGGGGCGACGCAGTTCCTTGAAAAGTATAAGGACAAGACCACGGAAGATGATATGATCGGCCATTTTGGACTTGGCTTCTATTCTGCATTTATGGTGGCGGACGAGGTGCATATTGATACTTTGTCCTGCCAGGAAGGCGCAGAACCAGTGCACTGGGTAAGTGAAGGCGGCACAGAGTATGAGATGCAGGAGGGGAATCGGGCAGAGGTTGGTACAGAGATTACACTGTTCCTGAATGAGGACAGCCTGGAGTTTGCCAATGAATACAGAGCCAGGGAGGTACTGGAGAAATACTGTTCCTTCATGCCAGTCGAGATTTTCTTGTCCAAAGCCAATGCGGAACCAGAATATGAGACCATCGATGAGGAAGAACTTCTAGAGACAGACGAGGTCGTAGAGCATATTACAGAGGAAGTAAAAGAGGGCGAAGAAGGAGAGCCAAAGAAAAAGGCAAAAATTGTAAAACGCCCGGTATCTGTCAGTGATATTCATCCTCTGTGGGGAAGGAATCCAAGCGAATGTACGAAAGAAGAGTATATTGACTTTTACCGGAAGGTATTTATGGATTATAAAGAGCCGTTATTCTGGATTCATTTGAATATGGACTATCCATTTAACCTGAAAGGGATTCTTTATTTCCCCAAAATTAATACAGAGTACGATTCAATTGAAGGGACTATAAAGCTGTATAATAACCAGGTCTTTATTGCGGATAATATTAAAGAAGTAATACCAGAATTTTTGATGGTGCTCAAGGGTGTTATTGACTGCCCGGACCTGCCTCTGAATGTATCCAGGAGCGCCCTGCAGAATGATGGGTTTGTAAACAAGGTAGCTGATTATATTTCTAAAAAAGTAGCAGACAAACTGAACGGTATGTTTAAGACAGACAAAGAGAGTTATGAAAAATATTGGGATGATATCAGTCCGTTTATCAAATTTGGCTGTCTGAAAGATGAGAAGTTCGGAGAGAAAATCAAGGATTCTATTATCTTCAAAAATTTGGATAAGAAATATCTGACTTTAGAGGAGTGTATCAAAGAAAATGGCGGTGCCCAGGAACAGTCTGGCGACACAAAGGAGGCCAACAATACGACAGACGCATCTGAGGAAGCCTCCACAGAGGAAAATCAGGATGCAGAGGAAGAAAAGAAAATAAACATTTATTATGTGACAAACGAACAGCAGCAGAGCCAATATATTAATATGTTCAAGGAACAGGGGCAGGACGCCATACTGCTGACGCACAATATAGATTCTGCGTTCATCACCTACCTGGAACAAAAAAATCAAAATATCACTTTCCAAAGAATCGATGCAGAGGTACATGAGTCTCTCAAGGATGAGATTTCTGAGGATGAGAAGGAAGAATTCCAGAAAACAACAGACAGTCTGGTAGAGATATTCCGCAAAGAACTGAATAATGATAAACTGGAAGTGAAGGTAGAAAAGCTCAAAGATGATAATGTGGCAGCTATGGCAGTTCTTTCAGAGCAGTCCAGACGTATGGAAGAAATGATGAAGATGTACAGTATGGGCGGCGGCATGGATGCCGGAATGTTCGGCGGCCAGGCTTCCCTGATTTTGAACGCAGGCCACCCTCTTGTAAAGTTTATTGTAGAACACAAGGACAGCGAGAATGTACCGATTATATGCAGGCAGCTTTATGATCTTGCAATGTTGGCACATAAACCTTTAAGTCCAGAAGAAATGACAGCTTTTGTCCAGAGAAGTAATGAGATTATGGTACTTTTAACAAAGTAA
- a CDS encoding D-psicose 3-epimerase, translating to MNKIGIHFGYFNSDWDTDFIRQIDQVKRIGFDILEVAPAPLMKLSKEERQNIADYAGQNGIELTFSVGLAKEYDLASQESKVRKAGIQFTLDTFEIMKEMGSNMYSGVDIGAWNQTYLYGVTDKSKEWKYSIQSVKEIMQSAEEKGITFAVEVVNRYESSLVNTAEEALEYISRVDSPNCKILLDTYHMNIEEDSFYDAIKLVGDKLGHFHVGEANRRPPCPEGRMPWDEIAGALKEINYGGAVVMEPFIKMGGEVGRDIKVWRDISRKASMDEMEQYVGVSVKMLREKLRR from the coding sequence ATGAATAAAATAGGAATTCATTTTGGCTATTTTAATTCAGATTGGGATACCGATTTTATCCGGCAGATCGATCAGGTAAAGCGAATTGGATTTGATATTTTGGAAGTGGCTCCGGCGCCGCTGATGAAGCTGTCAAAAGAGGAGCGGCAGAATATAGCAGACTATGCCGGGCAGAATGGAATAGAACTGACGTTCTCGGTAGGGTTGGCAAAGGAATATGATTTGGCTTCCCAGGAATCCAAAGTCAGAAAGGCGGGGATTCAATTTACACTGGACACATTCGAGATTATGAAAGAAATGGGATCCAATATGTATTCGGGCGTAGATATCGGGGCGTGGAATCAGACGTACTTGTACGGTGTAACGGACAAAAGCAAGGAGTGGAAATATTCTATCCAATCCGTAAAGGAAATTATGCAGTCGGCAGAGGAAAAGGGAATTACATTTGCAGTGGAAGTGGTGAACCGCTATGAATCGTCTCTCGTGAATACGGCGGAAGAGGCGCTGGAATATATTTCAAGAGTAGACAGTCCGAATTGTAAAATCCTGTTGGATACCTACCATATGAATATTGAGGAAGACAGTTTTTATGATGCAATTAAATTGGTGGGAGACAAACTGGGACATTTTCATGTGGGAGAGGCGAACAGGCGGCCGCCGTGTCCGGAAGGAAGAATGCCATGGGATGAAATTGCCGGCGCACTAAAGGAGATTAATTATGGGGGAGCCGTTGTGATGGAACCGTTTATTAAGATGGGCGGAGAAGTAGGAAGAGATATTAAAGTGTGGAGAGACATCAGCAGGAAGGCATCTATGGACGAGATGGAGCAATATGTAGGTGTTTCTGTGAAAATGCTCCGGGAAAAACTGCGGAGATAA
- a CDS encoding lantibiotic immunity ABC transporter MutE/EpiE family permease subunit yields the protein MLQTYLKAECLKFRRSLFWRLIAWIPSSLILISGVFVYVGVGLSGFSGVMVCNWGMPVASLSVVFLCHLLNGKDKRHQYRTLYSLPVDLRKIFLSKVVLAGENLLIISLVLSFIMAISEYMSLGARSALPNMVFPILGFFFLWLSVLWQIPFCLFLDQKIGFVGSVVINLFASAFGGLFFYLTPVFWVFPYSWPGRFMVTLFGILTNGMPADKNSRLILSSGEGILLSAISLMALVVFTALFSYWQERQVSRK from the coding sequence ATGCTGCAGACATACCTAAAAGCAGAATGTTTAAAATTTAGGCGCTCCCTATTCTGGAGGCTTATAGCATGGATACCATCCTCTCTAATTCTGATATCTGGGGTGTTCGTGTATGTTGGTGTAGGATTAAGCGGTTTCTCAGGCGTAATGGTATGCAATTGGGGCATGCCGGTGGCATCTTTGTCAGTTGTATTTCTATGCCATTTATTGAATGGAAAGGACAAAAGGCATCAATACCGAACCCTTTACAGCCTGCCTGTGGATTTGCGGAAGATATTCCTATCTAAAGTAGTTTTAGCCGGGGAAAATTTGCTGATAATATCGTTAGTACTATCCTTTATTATGGCTATTTCTGAATATATGTCATTGGGAGCACGGAGTGCGCTGCCCAATATGGTATTCCCTATATTAGGATTCTTTTTTCTGTGGCTTTCAGTATTATGGCAGATTCCTTTTTGCCTGTTTTTAGACCAAAAAATAGGATTTGTTGGTTCTGTGGTTATCAATTTATTTGCCAGTGCCTTTGGAGGACTGTTCTTTTATCTGACTCCTGTATTTTGGGTATTTCCCTATAGCTGGCCCGGGAGGTTTATGGTTACTTTGTTTGGGATTCTGACAAATGGAATGCCGGCAGATAAAAATTCCAGGTTAATTTTGAGCTCGGGAGAGGGAATATTGTTGTCAGCCATCTCCCTGATGGCGCTGGTTGTGTTTACAGCTTTATTTTCATATTGGCAGGAAAGGCAGGTGTCCCGTAAATGA
- a CDS encoding ABC transporter permease has translation MGFKEIRKSNAFSVSLIILCMIAVMCVLKKNYLSGDNISALLKVLSVTTLVGLSQMVSIASGGMNVSIGATGAMSAILSSMLMQNAGVLPLLAVLAGILTGVVCGIVNGLLIYRNGGVGVASFLTTLATNSVFTGIIYMITTGHGVSNIPPGFLAIGNSKIGVFPTSVLVAAALLTAVWMMFRYAKAGRQILAFGANPKAAELYGISRFKTIMAVNIIASIIAAIAGMLVVMRVGSAQPDIGSDWMLQSFAAPLIGGTRQAGGKVDVFGVVLGALVLTIIENALVHLGVDVYWTELINGIVIIGIMALDRIRDMKK, from the coding sequence ATGGGGTTCAAAGAAATCAGGAAATCAAATGCTTTCAGTGTGTCTTTAATTATACTCTGTATGATCGCGGTTATGTGCGTGTTAAAAAAGAATTATTTATCGGGTGATAATATAAGCGCCCTGCTGAAAGTTCTGTCTGTGACAACACTGGTCGGTTTGTCCCAGATGGTGAGTATCGCAAGCGGCGGGATGAACGTTTCTATAGGAGCAACAGGAGCGATGTCGGCAATATTGAGCAGTATGCTGATGCAGAATGCAGGTGTTTTGCCTCTGCTGGCAGTTCTTGCCGGGATTCTGACGGGCGTCGTGTGTGGCATTGTGAACGGACTTTTAATTTATAGGAACGGGGGAGTGGGTGTCGCAAGTTTTCTGACGACGCTGGCAACCAACTCCGTATTCACTGGAATTATTTATATGATTACAACTGGTCATGGCGTGAGTAATATCCCGCCTGGGTTCCTTGCAATCGGTAACAGTAAAATAGGGGTATTTCCCACATCCGTCTTAGTCGCAGCAGCGCTTTTGACTGCTGTCTGGATGATGTTCCGGTATGCGAAGGCGGGGAGGCAGATTCTTGCTTTTGGGGCCAATCCAAAGGCGGCTGAACTGTATGGAATTTCCAGATTCAAGACAATCATGGCGGTGAATATCATCGCAAGCATCATCGCAGCAATCGCGGGAATGCTCGTCGTAATGCGTGTCGGTTCTGCACAGCCGGATATTGGTTCCGACTGGATGCTTCAGTCATTTGCGGCTCCACTGATCGGAGGAACGAGACAGGCAGGCGGAAAGGTCGACGTATTCGGTGTGGTTCTTGGTGCGCTTGTACTTACCATTATTGAAAATGCACTGGTACATCTCGGAGTAGATGTGTACTGGACAGAGCTTATAAATGGAATCGTGATTATCGGAATCATGGCTCTGGACCGTATACGTGATATGAAAAAGTAA
- a CDS encoding ABC transporter permease, protein MKKIKQLLQADLSSVIVPIMIMFCLLSAASEGFLSSYNMYSVFQSVPIYVIVGLSQMVVLSLGQMNLAVGSIGVLSSVVFGITMQSLGLPTVVCILAACVAGTVQGVIQGIMITKTGINPFIISLALLSLYKGMALVITKGQPFSNLSAGFKEFGNSRFLSVFPITLFIAVFICAVIFVLIRYRKIGKRLLACGANKTAAVYSGINYDRTVIIGHCLSGVLCAAAAILQVSRFGSVQLSIGDDWMLTSFVVPVLGGTLLSGGKVNVIGTFLGGILMVLINNAIVLWGISSYATNAALGIILLLAYEVDRMRRTMMNNQAKNAVKRGA, encoded by the coding sequence ATGAAGAAAATAAAACAGTTACTGCAGGCGGATCTGTCAAGTGTAATTGTGCCGATTATGATTATGTTCTGTCTGCTGTCTGCGGCGAGTGAAGGATTTTTATCTTCATATAATATGTATTCGGTTTTCCAATCCGTACCGATTTATGTGATTGTAGGGTTATCCCAGATGGTTGTCCTGTCCTTAGGGCAGATGAATCTTGCAGTAGGTTCTATCGGTGTATTGTCCAGCGTCGTATTCGGAATTACTATGCAGTCCCTGGGTTTACCGACAGTGGTGTGCATACTTGCCGCATGTGTGGCGGGGACCGTTCAGGGGGTGATTCAGGGGATTATGATTACGAAAACGGGAATCAATCCGTTTATTATTTCTCTGGCGCTTTTGAGCCTGTATAAAGGTATGGCTCTTGTAATTACAAAAGGACAGCCGTTTTCAAATCTTTCCGCAGGATTTAAAGAGTTCGGAAACAGCAGGTTTTTATCGGTATTTCCGATTACACTATTCATCGCGGTTTTCATTTGCGCAGTCATATTTGTACTGATTCGCTATCGGAAAATCGGAAAGAGGCTTCTGGCGTGCGGGGCCAACAAAACGGCAGCCGTTTACTCGGGAATCAATTATGACCGGACTGTGATCATCGGTCACTGCCTGAGCGGGGTGCTTTGTGCAGCGGCGGCTATTCTTCAGGTTTCTCGGTTCGGAAGCGTACAGCTATCTATCGGAGATGACTGGATGCTGACATCGTTCGTTGTTCCAGTACTTGGGGGGACGCTGTTATCGGGAGGTAAAGTGAATGTAATCGGAACATTTCTCGGAGGGATTCTGATGGTACTGATCAACAATGCAATCGTTCTATGGGGAATCAGTTCTTATGCGACCAATGCGGCATTGGGCATCATCCTCCTTCTGGCTTATGAGGTGGATCGGATGCGTAGGACGATGATGAATAATCAGGCGAAAAATGCGGTGAAGAGGGGGGCATAA
- a CDS encoding sensor histidine kinase — translation MAKRQRSISLSFVLVLFAVCMIGSMLLCGVAWFAANSWLRSTGVIYEGYISNQQVEQMLGQNPDVFVSPGEDFLAEYALFGTEGEVLETNVEGKELENLAVFLQGDVYNTHICRYTYPDKSTIIIQWHFRKEFANPVLRNALPPYEHLWMATLGAACVLCLLLNILWLYRLLTVKLEIFGEVSGKIGAQELDFIVPEAGIREYDRALNAMEHMRKALYDSLSSQWTAQQEREAEIAALAHDLKTPLTLAGGNAELLLDEDLSEYSRKRAETIVAASNRARQYVASLLETSAGIEERFDGASLPAIFDVLCQSTRSFAREQEVCLQVINRLEGAAKIQKEHLLRALSNIVQNAIEYTPSGRNVYLEGSMTEDGWQVTVRDEGPGFSAAALRHGTKRLWRGDSARGSSGHNGLGLWFAARVIRAHAGQLELDNCNSGGLVTIKFGSVFPKGQRDIIL, via the coding sequence ATGGCGAAAAGACAGCGTTCTATAAGTCTTTCTTTTGTGCTTGTCCTCTTTGCTGTATGTATGATTGGCTCTATGCTGCTATGCGGAGTGGCCTGGTTTGCAGCCAATTCGTGGCTTCGCAGTACTGGAGTTATTTATGAAGGGTATATCTCTAATCAGCAGGTTGAGCAGATGCTGGGCCAAAACCCAGATGTGTTTGTTTCCCCTGGTGAAGATTTTTTGGCGGAGTATGCTTTGTTCGGGACGGAGGGTGAAGTTTTAGAGACCAATGTAGAGGGAAAAGAATTAGAAAACCTGGCCGTGTTTTTACAAGGGGATGTCTATAATACGCACATCTGTCGTTATACTTATCCAGATAAAAGTACGATTATTATCCAATGGCATTTTCGGAAAGAGTTCGCCAACCCGGTACTGAGGAATGCACTGCCTCCTTATGAGCATTTATGGATGGCTACATTAGGGGCAGCATGCGTACTCTGTCTGCTGTTAAATATATTGTGGCTTTACAGGCTTCTGACGGTTAAGCTGGAGATATTCGGGGAAGTGAGTGGAAAGATAGGGGCCCAAGAGCTGGATTTTATAGTTCCTGAGGCAGGCATACGGGAATATGACAGGGCCCTTAATGCGATGGAACATATGAGAAAGGCGTTGTACGATTCACTGTCCTCCCAGTGGACAGCACAGCAGGAGCGGGAAGCGGAGATAGCAGCGCTGGCACATGATTTAAAAACTCCCCTGACTTTGGCCGGCGGCAATGCTGAACTTCTGCTCGATGAAGATTTGTCTGAGTACAGCCGTAAAAGGGCAGAGACAATTGTGGCGGCCAGCAACCGGGCTAGGCAGTATGTTGCCAGCCTGTTGGAAACTTCTGCCGGGATAGAAGAAAGGTTTGATGGCGCCAGTTTGCCGGCTATATTCGACGTCCTTTGTCAAAGTACCAGAAGTTTTGCCAGAGAACAGGAGGTTTGCCTGCAGGTTATAAACAGACTTGAGGGTGCTGCAAAAATTCAAAAGGAACATTTATTACGGGCCTTGAGCAATATCGTACAAAATGCCATCGAGTATACGCCATCTGGAAGGAATGTATATTTAGAAGGTTCTATGACAGAGGATGGATGGCAGGTGACTGTGCGTGACGAGGGGCCTGGATTTAGTGCGGCTGCCCTTCGGCATGGGACTAAGCGCCTATGGCGCGGGGATTCTGCAAGGGGTAGCAGTGGGCATAATGGCCTTGGCCTTTGGTTTGCGGCACGGGTAATCCGTGCACACGCAGGGCAGCTAGAGCTGGACAACTGTAATTCCGGGGGACTGGTCACAATTAAGTTTGGAAGTGTATTTCCTAAAGGGCAGAGGGATATTATCTTATAG
- a CDS encoding extracellular solute-binding protein: protein MHTIKDVARLAEVSVGTVSNFLNGKENVAEEKADKIKKAMKELDYRPNYMAQNLKGQKSRIIGIIFPNLDEPYSDIYRGLTEYLDMKKFITVLKLTHNNIVLENQFLDQLVNIGVSGIIMVSNDTKNISKYQQIEKKGVSFVFVERKVEQGSFNNVLFENKELVYEITTGLLERNPNAQIKVLVGKQEFSSERDCAEGYLAARPDRTNDIEVIKEINKEAVFSHIYKCIIGFSPMPDYIITSSAEFANLCVEASNILQEYIEIHALVGEKWYMTNIQNHVIQYGRNAILMGKRAGEKMNELFLNRNLPEKNTVYIKSKKRYDLQESGAGVYSDKTIRILAYRCDASRALQSLAVSFRKSYGIQIECHEMGYTELRRQLEKEFEKKSPEYDIYMIDLPWLRSVLSRNVLAELSRVIKQDNLLTRYPRTIISAFYKADRGIHVLPIIATTQILAYRKDIFTNPDIKAQFMHMYGFELSVPGTWSNFNTVAEFFYREKNPRSPFEYGTAASALEPIGLINEFLPRQWAFHGEIVDKWGNVVVDSEENVKALENLIATFEYIPPDTETYFWDEIFEMLLQGKIPMACGFASHYQPGKYSAEGRSYEKYLSIAQLPGYKPMMGGWALGINKYSEHIQESYEFIKWNLNDKIAISNMRLCGCVPVTTVFQDDTLKGSYPWLNIVNDKTGLGRLREEITDREKQIINTESVDRIISNSIRKAVFQKEPPADTLQKIKEEIQNLINKKAEGVKHR from the coding sequence ATGCATACGATCAAAGATGTCGCAAGACTTGCTGAGGTCTCAGTAGGTACGGTGTCTAATTTTCTGAATGGAAAAGAAAATGTGGCGGAAGAAAAGGCGGATAAAATAAAAAAGGCAATGAAGGAACTGGACTACCGTCCGAATTATATGGCACAGAATCTAAAAGGGCAGAAGAGCAGGATTATTGGGATCATATTTCCGAATTTGGACGAACCTTACAGCGATATTTACAGAGGTCTCACTGAATATCTGGACATGAAAAAATTTATTACAGTTCTGAAACTGACGCACAATAATATCGTTCTTGAGAATCAGTTTCTGGATCAGTTGGTCAATATAGGAGTCTCGGGAATTATCATGGTTTCCAATGACACAAAAAATATAAGCAAATACCAGCAGATTGAGAAAAAGGGAGTTTCCTTTGTGTTTGTAGAGAGAAAGGTAGAACAGGGAAGTTTTAACAATGTTTTGTTCGAGAACAAAGAACTGGTCTATGAAATTACGACCGGGTTATTGGAAAGAAATCCGAATGCACAGATCAAAGTGCTGGTCGGGAAACAGGAATTTTCCAGTGAGCGGGACTGTGCCGAGGGGTATCTTGCCGCCAGGCCGGACAGAACAAACGATATAGAAGTTATTAAAGAAATCAATAAGGAGGCTGTATTTTCCCATATTTATAAGTGCATCATCGGATTTTCCCCGATGCCGGATTACATCATTACTTCCTCTGCGGAGTTCGCCAATCTCTGCGTGGAAGCCAGTAATATTTTACAGGAGTACATAGAGATTCATGCATTGGTAGGAGAAAAATGGTATATGACCAATATACAGAATCATGTTATCCAGTACGGGAGAAATGCAATTTTGATGGGAAAACGTGCCGGGGAGAAGATGAATGAATTGTTCCTGAACAGGAATCTGCCGGAGAAGAACACTGTATACATCAAGTCCAAAAAACGGTATGATTTGCAGGAGTCGGGGGCGGGCGTATATTCCGACAAGACAATACGGATTCTCGCTTACCGGTGCGATGCATCGAGGGCTTTACAGAGTCTGGCTGTCAGTTTTCGGAAGTCATATGGAATTCAGATTGAGTGCCATGAAATGGGTTATACGGAACTTAGAAGACAGTTAGAGAAAGAATTTGAAAAGAAATCACCGGAATACGACATTTATATGATTGACCTTCCATGGCTCAGGAGCGTGCTGTCCCGGAATGTGCTTGCAGAACTTTCCAGAGTAATAAAACAGGATAACCTGCTTACACGGTATCCCAGAACGATTATCAGCGCATTTTACAAAGCGGACAGAGGGATTCATGTGTTGCCGATTATTGCAACCACACAGATTCTGGCGTACCGCAAAGATATTTTTACCAATCCTGATATAAAGGCACAGTTTATGCATATGTACGGATTTGAGCTGTCAGTGCCGGGAACATGGTCTAATTTCAATACGGTAGCGGAGTTTTTTTACCGGGAAAAGAATCCGAGATCACCGTTCGAGTACGGAACAGCGGCGAGCGCACTGGAACCGATAGGTCTAATCAATGAGTTTCTTCCCCGCCAGTGGGCGTTCCATGGGGAAATCGTAGATAAGTGGGGAAATGTCGTGGTGGACAGTGAAGAGAACGTAAAAGCACTTGAGAATCTCATAGCTACATTTGAGTATATTCCACCGGATACAGAGACATATTTCTGGGATGAAATATTCGAGATGCTGCTTCAGGGGAAAATACCGATGGCATGTGGATTTGCTTCACATTACCAGCCGGGAAAATATTCGGCGGAGGGCAGATCCTATGAAAAATATCTGAGTATCGCTCAATTGCCTGGGTACAAACCGATGATGGGAGGCTGGGCACTTGGAATCAACAAGTATTCGGAGCATATTCAGGAAAGCTATGAATTTATCAAATGGAATCTGAACGATAAAATTGCAATCTCAAATATGAGGCTCTGCGGATGCGTTCCGGTGACAACCGTCTTTCAGGACGATACGTTAAAAGGCAGTTATCCATGGCTCAATATTGTAAATGACAAGACAGGTCTGGGGCGTCTGAGAGAAGAAATTACAGATCGTGAAAAACAGATTATCAACACAGAGTCTGTGGATCGGATTATATCAAACAGTATCAGAAAAGCAGTCTTTCAGAAGGAACCACCGGCAGATACCTTGCAGAAAATAAAGGAAGAAATTCAAAATCTTATAAATAAAAAAGCAGAGGGAGTGAAACACAGATGA
- a CDS encoding lantibiotic immunity ABC transporter MutG family permease subunit — MTIIKGCFSDFIKIRRTMLLPLYVLFPAIVSVLFLVYYGRAGYRTIQDARLFFLLLQICYPVFVGIAVPILTNLDTGIHGIQNVLGLAASRKSIYLGKLVFLLFLSAIDMVLYEVCFYVGIQWLLGAFAADFKFYITVFYISMISRLFIYVFHLYIAFRYGSCISVLAGIFGTILAGLLENPIGDRIWEAIPWEWGIRFLKTYFGLLHDSVLGGVVVLSLLTAIVLSLSILWFDRWEGKRIGE; from the coding sequence ATGACGATAATAAAGGGGTGTTTTTCTGATTTTATAAAAATCAGGCGGACTATGCTGCTGCCGCTGTATGTATTGTTCCCTGCAATAGTATCCGTGTTATTCTTGGTATATTATGGCCGGGCGGGATACCGGACTATCCAGGATGCACGCTTATTTTTTCTTTTATTGCAAATTTGTTATCCAGTCTTTGTGGGCATTGCCGTACCAATTTTGACTAATTTGGACACGGGCATTCATGGCATTCAAAATGTTCTGGGCCTGGCAGCATCCCGTAAGAGCATATATTTGGGGAAATTGGTTTTTTTATTGTTTCTTTCAGCTATAGATATGGTACTATATGAGGTATGTTTTTATGTAGGAATCCAATGGCTTCTGGGCGCCTTTGCGGCAGATTTTAAATTTTATATTACTGTATTTTATATATCGATGATTAGTCGTTTGTTTATATATGTATTCCATTTATATATTGCCTTTCGGTATGGCTCCTGTATTTCTGTCTTGGCAGGAATATTTGGTACCATTTTAGCAGGCCTGCTTGAAAATCCGATTGGTGATAGGATATGGGAAGCTATTCCCTGGGAGTGGGGGATACGGTTTTTAAAAACATATTTTGGTTTGTTACATGACTCTGTTTTAGGAGGGGTCGTTGTCCTGTCTTTGTTGACGGCAATTGTCCTGTCTTTGTCAATATTATGGTTTGACAGATGGGAAGGTAAACGTATTGGAGAATAA
- a CDS encoding response regulator transcription factor, which translates to MAKLLVVDDDPDMLDLVCAVLEREGHQVDTEEVPSAVSSGRCQLYDLLLLDVMMPGEDGFALLRRIRAEVDCPILFLTARAEEAAIVQGLGLGADDYIKKPFGVAELRARVNAHLRREVRQPSHTLIRGGVRFNMQEKIAATDGHALPFTKGEYSICEHLALHAGQVFTKEQLYEAVFGFDAEGGPWSITEHIKNIRAKFRIYGIEPIETVWGVGYKWRKDSVL; encoded by the coding sequence ATGGCAAAGTTACTGGTAGTTGATGATGATCCAGATATGTTGGATTTGGTATGTGCTGTTTTGGAGAGGGAGGGGCATCAGGTGGACACTGAAGAAGTGCCGTCTGCTGTCTCTTCTGGCCGATGCCAGCTATATGATTTACTATTGCTGGACGTGATGATGCCCGGTGAGGATGGCTTTGCTCTTTTAAGACGCATCCGTGCCGAGGTGGACTGCCCTATTTTATTTTTAACTGCCAGGGCAGAAGAGGCAGCCATTGTACAGGGACTTGGCCTGGGTGCCGATGATTATATTAAAAAGCCATTTGGCGTTGCGGAATTGCGTGCAAGAGTGAATGCCCACTTACGGAGAGAAGTGCGTCAGCCCAGCCATACTCTGATCCGGGGTGGGGTACGTTTTAATATGCAGGAAAAAATTGCCGCCACAGATGGCCATGCACTGCCTTTTACCAAAGGAGAATATTCTATTTGTGAGCATTTGGCCCTGCATGCTGGCCAGGTATTTACCAAAGAGCAGTTGTATGAGGCTGTTTTCGGATTTGATGCTGAGGGCGGCCCATGGTCCATTACGGAACACATTAAAAATATTCGCGCCAAGTTTAGGATTTATGGCATTGAACCTATAGAAACGGTCTGGGGGGTGGGGTATAAATGGCGAAAAGACAGCGTTCTATAA